The Syngnathus typhle isolate RoL2023-S1 ecotype Sweden linkage group LG1, RoL_Styp_1.0, whole genome shotgun sequence genome includes a window with the following:
- the htr4 gene encoding 5-hydroxytryptamine receptor 4 isoform X1, which produces MREGSSTLKPSGLLCIYGHMSISPSGHMLVMEELFTDSNSMPKRISLICFLSLVMAMSILGNLLVMVAVCKDRQLRKIKTNYFIVSLAFADLLVSLLVMPFGAIDLVHQQWIYGETFCLVRTSLDVLLTTASIMHLCCIALDRYYAICCQPLVYRNKMTPMRVALMIGGCWVIPTFISFLPIMQGWNTIGIDHVIDERRHTEGSNSTTCVFLVNKPYAVTCSVVAFYIPLVLMVLAYQRIYVTARAHALQIGALRRAGGASSDSADQQRNHHMRVETKAAKTLCVIMGCFCLCWAPFFITNVVDPFIGYTVPDQLWAACLWLGYINSMLNPILYAFLNKSFRRAFLSILCCGRKHYRRPSVLVGPRAPCAAARINGSTHVLKYLVLQNGNHVAQEKEKLHDHAESCL; this is translated from the exons GGCTTCTCTGTATTTATGGTCACATGAGCATCAGCCCTTCAGGCCACATGCTGGTGATGGAGGAGCTTTTCACTGACAG CAACAGCATGCCAAAGCGGATATCGCTCATCTGCTTCCTGTCTTTGGTCATGGCGATGAGCATCCTGGGAAACCTACTGGTCATGGTGGCCGTCTGCAAGGACAGGCAACTCAG GAAAATCAAGACCAACTACTTCATAGTATCCCTGGCTTTCGCTGACCTGCTGGTGTCGCTCCTGGTGATGCCGTTCGGTGCCATCGACCTGGTGCACCAGCAGTGGATCTACGGCGAGACCTTCTGCTTGGTGCGCACCTCGCTGGATGTGCTGCTCACCACCGCCTCCATTATGCACTTGTGCTGCATAGCCCTCGACAG GTACTATGCCATCTGCTGCCAGCCTCTGGTGTACCGCAACAAAATGACACCCATGCGTGTGGCCCTGATGATCGGTGGCTGCTGGGTGATCCCCACCTTCATCTCCTTCCTGCCCATCATGCAAGGATGGAACACCATCGGCATTGACCATGTG ATCGACGAACGTCGTCACACGGAGGGCAGCAACTCCACGACGTGCGTATTCCTGGTGAACAAGCCGTACGCGGTGACATGCTCAGTGGTGGCCTTCTACATCCCGCTGGTGTTGATGGTGCTGGCCTACCAGCGGATCTACGTGACGGCACGGGCGCACGCCCTCCAGATCGGCGCgctgcggcgggcgggcggcgcctCGTCGGACTCAGCCGACCAGCAGCGCAATCACCACATGCGTGTAGAGACCAAGGCGGCCAAGACGCTGTGCGTCATCATGGGCTGCTTCTGCCTGTGCTGGGCCCCCTTCTTCATCACCAATGTAGTGGACCCCTTCATCGGCTACACAGTGCCCGACCAGTTGTGGGCGGCCTGCCTGTGGCTGGGCTACATCAACTCCATGCTTAACCCCATCCTCTACGCCTTCCTCAACAAGTCCTTCCGCCGTGCCTTCCTCAGCATCCTGTGTTGCGGGCGCAAGCACTACCGACGACCTTCCGTGCTGGTGGGCCCGCGCGCACCCTGCGCCGCTGCACGCATCAATGGGTCCACGCATGTGCTCAA
- the htr4 gene encoding 5-hydroxytryptamine receptor 4 isoform X2, producing the protein MSISPSGHMLVMEELFTDSNSMPKRISLICFLSLVMAMSILGNLLVMVAVCKDRQLRKIKTNYFIVSLAFADLLVSLLVMPFGAIDLVHQQWIYGETFCLVRTSLDVLLTTASIMHLCCIALDRYYAICCQPLVYRNKMTPMRVALMIGGCWVIPTFISFLPIMQGWNTIGIDHVIDERRHTEGSNSTTCVFLVNKPYAVTCSVVAFYIPLVLMVLAYQRIYVTARAHALQIGALRRAGGASSDSADQQRNHHMRVETKAAKTLCVIMGCFCLCWAPFFITNVVDPFIGYTVPDQLWAACLWLGYINSMLNPILYAFLNKSFRRAFLSILCCGRKHYRRPSVLVGPRAPCAAARINGSTHVLKYLVLQNGNHVAQEKEKLHDHAESCL; encoded by the exons ATGAGCATCAGCCCTTCAGGCCACATGCTGGTGATGGAGGAGCTTTTCACTGACAG CAACAGCATGCCAAAGCGGATATCGCTCATCTGCTTCCTGTCTTTGGTCATGGCGATGAGCATCCTGGGAAACCTACTGGTCATGGTGGCCGTCTGCAAGGACAGGCAACTCAG GAAAATCAAGACCAACTACTTCATAGTATCCCTGGCTTTCGCTGACCTGCTGGTGTCGCTCCTGGTGATGCCGTTCGGTGCCATCGACCTGGTGCACCAGCAGTGGATCTACGGCGAGACCTTCTGCTTGGTGCGCACCTCGCTGGATGTGCTGCTCACCACCGCCTCCATTATGCACTTGTGCTGCATAGCCCTCGACAG GTACTATGCCATCTGCTGCCAGCCTCTGGTGTACCGCAACAAAATGACACCCATGCGTGTGGCCCTGATGATCGGTGGCTGCTGGGTGATCCCCACCTTCATCTCCTTCCTGCCCATCATGCAAGGATGGAACACCATCGGCATTGACCATGTG ATCGACGAACGTCGTCACACGGAGGGCAGCAACTCCACGACGTGCGTATTCCTGGTGAACAAGCCGTACGCGGTGACATGCTCAGTGGTGGCCTTCTACATCCCGCTGGTGTTGATGGTGCTGGCCTACCAGCGGATCTACGTGACGGCACGGGCGCACGCCCTCCAGATCGGCGCgctgcggcgggcgggcggcgcctCGTCGGACTCAGCCGACCAGCAGCGCAATCACCACATGCGTGTAGAGACCAAGGCGGCCAAGACGCTGTGCGTCATCATGGGCTGCTTCTGCCTGTGCTGGGCCCCCTTCTTCATCACCAATGTAGTGGACCCCTTCATCGGCTACACAGTGCCCGACCAGTTGTGGGCGGCCTGCCTGTGGCTGGGCTACATCAACTCCATGCTTAACCCCATCCTCTACGCCTTCCTCAACAAGTCCTTCCGCCGTGCCTTCCTCAGCATCCTGTGTTGCGGGCGCAAGCACTACCGACGACCTTCCGTGCTGGTGGGCCCGCGCGCACCCTGCGCCGCTGCACGCATCAATGGGTCCACGCATGTGCTCAA